The Actinomycetota bacterium genome has a window encoding:
- a CDS encoding AAA family ATPase — protein MVDSREVWFLGSGATAERLAYRPGERVTAADGPVVRDAMFGIDRQTGERIRVQKERNRHARIAAEPYASVLREAAAQATIELVDVWTGRNLAAQLRSLLKSAERRNATVAIRTAESLLRSNEHAWERHETWRAQGREVDPPPFRLERAEVMLRLGAHHRGLENAGEPQEFGGKPIDLTMPDEPLGRSIWEQVMEQSQQMTVTGNAGYELTLTCPKSFSVAAFVADPDTRSRWLGAVHDAVTDATDELMRRVAHGRTGHEGDGQKAAPIKGMGYAATVSLESYSRELDPHLHGHVMIPNRVLCVDGVERTIATGGSDLVNHSWWFQAEFERRLRALSTQRGLVTGWEFDLEAKQWEVAGADPAIMDFFSQAQALVRSEIREALDDEPAGVSRPRLQVLDSRAKRKITRTKGEETLSWGAVRARMIDRARDANVNLKIAFDASVSPLDTQPGAWDEDTWARIVEQVVCENKGAEITARIEAAVRCFAPHQWSEQQMVDMVGTVIGREFTTGSTQARGRVGARRHASNRVADAERRACEAFTAGFDDNTHRLDPLDADSALEVFRQDSGWAAEGRDFTPGQAALFRQMTSGSDRVSTVVGAAGSGKTTAIDAARTVLASKGQRVFGVCVAAIAAQALRDTANVQAGTVTWLTMRIDFASDPQHPVRVEMDRLAGSGMVRDRARAERIRARFAIPTMDHLVIDEASMIPATDMATILEWTADQHITVTLIGDHRQLQPVGPSGLFRQFHDTRPGAELTQNLRQRTSVGRECAVFLRDGNAEQALMRLADAGQLIVVGSQTEAERVLVSAWAMRAGSCVTAMERLSSTGLESDRNDQVEILNHLARNEARRRGWITGPDRTFVDRGRQRTLAVGDQIVIIKNIARGAGRSLTNGTRALVTHVDDKGIQLQYADAGELRTGQLTPTQVIRNSRLGYAMTTHKLQGQTVNSLVIDVGPDRDLSSAYVAFTRHRDDVLAVVNIADIAEGEQLATLMAAGPDARRDAVIAMTAERMQRRGFSESVSAHAAMGTPLPLRMLPEIERQRSGMGIA, from the coding sequence ATGGTTGATTCTCGTGAGGTCTGGTTCCTTGGTTCGGGGGCCACGGCGGAGCGATTGGCTTACCGTCCGGGGGAGCGAGTCACAGCGGCTGATGGGCCGGTTGTGCGTGACGCGATGTTCGGAATTGACCGGCAAACCGGGGAGCGAATTCGCGTGCAAAAGGAGCGAAACCGTCACGCCAGAATCGCAGCGGAACCTTATGCATCTGTACTGCGGGAAGCAGCCGCACAGGCCACTATCGAACTCGTAGATGTGTGGACTGGACGTAATCTTGCCGCTCAACTTCGATCACTTTTGAAGTCTGCAGAGCGTCGAAATGCCACGGTTGCCATCCGCACCGCGGAATCTCTGCTTCGTTCGAACGAGCACGCGTGGGAACGCCACGAGACGTGGCGAGCACAAGGCCGCGAAGTCGATCCGCCACCATTTCGTCTTGAACGAGCCGAGGTGATGCTGCGTTTGGGAGCTCATCACCGTGGCCTTGAGAATGCGGGTGAGCCGCAAGAGTTCGGCGGAAAGCCGATCGACTTGACTATGCCGGATGAGCCGCTTGGTCGGTCGATTTGGGAGCAGGTGATGGAGCAATCGCAGCAGATGACGGTGACCGGAAATGCCGGATATGAGCTGACGTTGACCTGCCCGAAGTCATTCAGCGTGGCTGCCTTTGTCGCTGATCCGGACACGCGTTCGCGGTGGCTTGGCGCTGTGCATGACGCTGTTACAGATGCCACTGATGAGCTGATGCGTCGCGTCGCGCACGGACGTACCGGGCATGAGGGCGATGGGCAAAAGGCGGCGCCTATCAAGGGCATGGGTTATGCCGCGACGGTGAGCCTTGAGTCGTATTCGCGTGAGCTGGATCCGCATCTGCATGGTCACGTGATGATCCCGAACCGGGTGCTGTGCGTGGACGGGGTCGAGCGGACGATCGCCACGGGTGGTTCGGATCTGGTGAATCATTCGTGGTGGTTCCAAGCCGAATTCGAGCGTCGACTCCGCGCTCTTTCCACGCAGCGGGGGCTGGTGACCGGGTGGGAGTTTGATCTGGAAGCAAAGCAGTGGGAAGTCGCGGGTGCCGATCCAGCGATCATGGATTTCTTTTCCCAGGCGCAGGCCTTAGTCCGATCGGAGATCCGCGAGGCGCTGGATGATGAGCCAGCGGGTGTGAGTCGCCCACGATTGCAGGTGCTGGATTCGCGTGCCAAGCGCAAAATCACCCGCACGAAAGGTGAGGAAACGTTGTCCTGGGGTGCGGTTCGTGCCCGCATGATCGACCGCGCTCGCGATGCGAACGTGAACCTCAAGATTGCGTTCGATGCATCTGTCAGCCCCCTTGATACTCAGCCGGGTGCGTGGGATGAGGACACGTGGGCTCGCATCGTTGAGCAGGTGGTCTGTGAGAACAAGGGCGCCGAAATCACGGCCCGTATCGAAGCGGCGGTGCGGTGTTTTGCTCCGCACCAATGGTCCGAGCAGCAGATGGTCGACATGGTTGGCACCGTCATCGGACGCGAATTCACCACCGGTTCGACCCAAGCCCGTGGTCGCGTGGGAGCACGTCGGCACGCGTCCAACCGAGTCGCCGATGCCGAGCGGCGGGCGTGTGAAGCATTCACCGCTGGCTTCGATGACAACACTCACCGACTTGACCCATTAGATGCGGATTCGGCGTTGGAGGTGTTTCGCCAAGACAGTGGCTGGGCGGCTGAGGGACGGGATTTCACGCCGGGGCAGGCGGCGTTGTTTCGGCAGATGACGTCGGGATCTGACCGGGTTTCCACGGTCGTTGGCGCGGCGGGATCAGGCAAAACAACCGCCATCGACGCCGCCCGAACTGTCCTGGCGTCCAAGGGCCAGCGGGTGTTCGGTGTGTGCGTTGCGGCGATCGCTGCACAAGCCTTACGGGACACGGCGAATGTGCAGGCCGGGACGGTGACGTGGCTGACGATGCGGATCGACTTTGCCAGCGATCCACAGCACCCAGTGCGGGTAGAAATGGACCGGCTAGCTGGATCAGGAATGGTGAGGGATCGGGCGCGAGCCGAGCGCATCCGCGCGCGATTCGCGATCCCCACAATGGACCATCTGGTGATCGATGAAGCCTCGATGATCCCGGCAACGGACATGGCCACCATCCTTGAATGGACCGCAGACCAGCACATCACGGTGACGCTGATCGGTGATCACCGCCAGCTCCAACCCGTTGGTCCCTCGGGGCTATTTCGACAGTTTCATGACACCCGTCCTGGTGCGGAACTGACCCAAAACCTGCGTCAGCGCACCAGTGTTGGCCGCGAATGCGCTGTATTTCTTCGCGATGGCAACGCAGAGCAGGCACTCATGCGCCTCGCCGATGCCGGCCAACTCATTGTGGTGGGAAGCCAGACAGAGGCCGAAAGAGTCTTGGTCTCCGCCTGGGCAATGCGGGCCGGCTCTTGCGTGACGGCGATGGAGCGGCTGAGCTCCACCGGGCTTGAATCGGATCGCAACGATCAAGTCGAGATCCTCAACCACCTGGCACGAAATGAAGCACGCCGCCGCGGTTGGATCACCGGCCCCGACCGCACGTTCGTTGACCGCGGGCGGCAGCGAACCCTGGCAGTGGGGGATCAGATCGTGATCATCAAGAACATCGCTCGCGGTGCCGGTCGATCCTTGACCAATGGCACCCGTGCACTCGTCACGCACGTGGACGACAAGGGCATCCAACTCCAGTACGCCGACGCGGGAGAGTTGCGCACGGGCCAACTGACGCCGACCCAGGTCATTCGCAACAGCCGTCTTGGATATGCCATGACCACGCACAAACTTCAGGGCCAAACGGTGAACTCCCTGGTCATCGATGTCGGGCCTGATCGCGACCTTTCGAGCGCCTACGTTGCCTTCACTCGACACCGCGATGACGTCCTGGCCGTCGTCAACATTGCTGACATCGCCGAAGGAGAACAGTTGGCAACCTTGATGGCTGCTGGTCCTGATGCACGCCGCGATGCGGTGATCGCGATGACGGCCGAGCGGATGCAGCGCCGCGGGTTCTCTGAGAGCGTCAGCGCGCACGCCGCAATGGGGACACCATTGCCGCTGCGCATGCTGCCGGAGATTGAGCGTCAGCGCTCGGGGATGGGTATCGCCTGA
- a CDS encoding TraM recognition domain-containing protein, which produces MRARSAPGGGSFAIEKAVIVALAAFTVVFVLIHVTAMGIATVMGLAPPTFSPARALGVVRLQPYATGIQPGIHLLLIGITLICVLEAMRRLIRLNANRAASIAQRAIAFDARAGWATAAAIRMSASVKQLMTQASLLRPQLTHPQPADVGYLLGTSKGQPVWASVERSILVIGPPGSGKGLHIAINAILDAPGTVITTSTKPDNLKATLTQRAKRGLVGAFDPQGMLGPHFEHLVAWDAVAGCEDPMRAATRAEALASNTGIGEASDNRIWRGHAKTVIECVLHAAALQGHGIETAYRWMQTEHALETPLEILERHPDACLTWDDRLRGIAKNPDPRFVGSVMSVVASAIAALALPTVRTALTPSATRPAVTAEQLLNKTGTLYCLGTDRGAAAAAGLVSALIEDVAYVARITAARSPGGRVDPPVLFLLDECANVAPIPSLPALLADGRGQNLTVIPIFQALAQVRSRYGDQDASTVFSASQIKLILGGADNADDCRDLSALIGERDDWYSTTSRSANALGLDANASTSTSLRKVPILPPDAIRSIPFGSAVMLLSQADAFPLRMRRWTARPDGDLIVRQQQALEDAILRANQGLHP; this is translated from the coding sequence GTGAGGGCGCGCAGTGCGCCTGGTGGTGGGTCGTTCGCGATCGAGAAGGCCGTCATAGTTGCTTTGGCCGCCTTCACAGTCGTGTTCGTTCTCATCCATGTCACCGCAATGGGCATCGCGACAGTGATGGGCCTCGCGCCGCCAACGTTTTCTCCCGCACGTGCCCTTGGAGTCGTTCGGTTGCAGCCATACGCCACCGGCATCCAGCCCGGAATACACCTGCTACTCATCGGCATCACGCTGATCTGTGTACTCGAAGCGATGCGCCGGCTCATTCGCTTGAATGCGAACCGGGCAGCCTCCATCGCGCAGCGTGCCATCGCGTTCGACGCCCGAGCCGGTTGGGCAACCGCCGCAGCTATCCGGATGTCCGCATCAGTCAAGCAGCTCATGACGCAGGCGTCACTACTGCGACCACAGTTGACTCACCCTCAACCAGCCGATGTCGGCTACCTGCTGGGCACCAGCAAAGGCCAACCAGTGTGGGCATCAGTGGAGCGCAGCATCCTGGTCATTGGTCCGCCCGGTTCCGGTAAGGGCCTGCATATTGCGATCAATGCAATCCTGGACGCACCAGGCACGGTGATCACCACCAGCACCAAACCCGACAACTTGAAAGCGACCCTCACCCAGCGAGCCAAGCGCGGGCTGGTCGGTGCGTTTGATCCGCAAGGGATGCTCGGGCCACACTTTGAGCACTTGGTTGCCTGGGATGCAGTCGCCGGGTGCGAAGACCCGATGCGCGCCGCAACCCGCGCTGAGGCACTGGCATCCAACACTGGTATCGGGGAAGCAAGCGACAACCGGATCTGGCGCGGCCACGCGAAAACGGTCATTGAATGCGTCTTGCACGCCGCCGCTCTCCAAGGTCACGGCATTGAAACTGCGTACAGGTGGATGCAAACCGAACACGCATTGGAGACTCCACTGGAGATTTTGGAGCGTCACCCGGATGCCTGTCTGACCTGGGATGACCGCCTACGCGGCATCGCGAAGAATCCCGACCCGAGGTTCGTCGGGTCGGTGATGAGCGTCGTTGCATCGGCAATCGCTGCCCTGGCCTTGCCGACGGTCCGTACGGCACTGACTCCGTCAGCAACGAGACCGGCAGTTACAGCTGAACAACTCCTCAATAAAACCGGCACCCTCTATTGCCTGGGCACCGACCGTGGCGCGGCCGCGGCAGCAGGGCTCGTGTCCGCGTTAATTGAGGACGTCGCGTACGTCGCCCGGATCACTGCAGCCCGTTCGCCGGGTGGGCGGGTCGATCCGCCGGTGTTGTTTCTGCTGGATGAGTGCGCCAACGTTGCACCTATTCCGTCATTGCCGGCATTGTTGGCTGACGGCCGCGGACAGAACCTCACGGTCATTCCCATCTTCCAAGCCCTCGCACAGGTCCGTTCCCGCTACGGAGACCAAGACGCATCCACCGTGTTCTCGGCCAGTCAGATCAAACTCATCCTGGGTGGAGCAGATAACGCGGACGACTGCCGGGACCTGTCCGCGTTGATTGGGGAACGCGACGACTGGTACTCCACCACCTCCCGTTCAGCCAATGCGCTTGGGCTCGATGCAAATGCGTCAACGAGTACCTCGCTGCGCAAAGTCCCGATCCTTCCCCCCGATGCGATCCGATCAATACCCTTCGGTTCCGCAGTCATGCTGCTTTCACAGGCTGATGCGTTCCCGCTGCGCATGCGCCGCTGGACTGCCCGACCCGATGGCGACCTCATCGTCCGCCAACAGCAAGCACTTGAGGATGCGATCCTGCGCGCCAACCAAGGGTTGCATCCATGA